The proteins below are encoded in one region of Acanthochromis polyacanthus isolate Apoly-LR-REF ecotype Palm Island chromosome 4, KAUST_Apoly_ChrSc, whole genome shotgun sequence:
- the gatad2ab gene encoding GATA zinc finger domain containing 2Ab isoform X1, with amino-acid sequence MIISCRVRAAMSEEAVRQTRSQKRALERDHATLSGSPGDMDSKRVKLEKGDAAEAPLALVGAGAEGVKLKSEQAAKVAASILKSGEVKATIKVEVQTGDEPVDMSTSKSDIKKERQPPSPDDVIVLSDNEPSSPLMNGHCFTKTDTDKLMKSSPEERERIIKQLKEELRLQEAKLVLLKKLRQSQIQKESTVQKASGSVATPPPLVRGSMTSSKGPLQVTGRSSGTVIPPPLVRGGQHVPSKHNSQIVMPPLVRGAQPIAVTPQQIASLRQQQQQHSGSGPPPLLLAPRASVPNVQVQGQRIIQQGLIRVANVANSNVMVNIPQASPTSLKGSSASPNSSINDSPASRQAAAKLALRKQLEKTLLEIPPPKPPAPEFNFLPSAANNEFIYLLGLEEVVQKLLEMHGRGNLGPAAAMASSIPKEPYTCAQCKTDFTSRWRKEKAGTILCDQCMSSNQKKALKAEHTNRLKAAFVKALQQEQEIEQRILQQAASSSSSASKTTSSSSPSLSKSEVLVSQQYKQVRAAMHHRSLAAHHSIKQSQLSHSLQSAVSSRGVAHSFASSSQLQNAVTAAALGSRAGKHAAARPLHQGAKVGAGSSGNQGNMAAWRKQSGGNTGMTMAYVNPSLSAHKTSSAVDRQREYLLDMIPSRSISQAANTWK; translated from the exons GGTGAGAGCAGCCATGTCAGAGGAGGCAGTGCGTCAAACGCGCAGCCAGAAGCGGGCTCTGGAGAGGGATCATGCAACTCTTTCTGGGTCCCCGGGGGACATGGACAGTAAACGGGTTAAGCTGGAGAAGGGTGACGCAGCTGAGGCCCCTCTGGCCCTGGTGGGAGCTGGAGCTGAGGGGGTCAAGCTGAAGAGCGAGCAGGCTGCTAAGGTAGCAGCCAGCATTCTAAAGTCAGGGGAAGTGAAGGCTACCATCAAGGTAGAGGTGCAGACTGGAGACGAACCTGTTGACATGAGCACAtctaaaag TGATATTAAGAAAGAGCGGCAGCCACCTTCACCAGATGATGTGATTGTGTTATCAGACAATGAGCCATCCAGTCCCCTCATGAATGGACACTGCTTCACAAAGACTGACACAGATAAACTTATG AAGAGTTCACCTGAGGAAAGGGAGCGCATCATCAAACAGCTGAAGGAGGAGCTGAGACTCCAAGAGGCCAAACTGGTGCTGCTTAAGAAACTGCGACAGAGCCAGATCCAGAAGGAGAGCACTGTACAGAAG GCGAGCGGCTCTGtggctactcctcctcctctggtgagAGGTAGCATGACATCAAGCAAAGGACCCCTTCAG GTGACAGGTCGTAGCTCAGGCACGGTAATCCCCCCTCCCTTGGTGCGGGGTGGGCAACATGTCCCGTCCAAACACAACTCTCAGATTGTGATGCCACCCCTGGTCAGAGGAGCCCAG CCTATTGCGGTGACTCCCCAGCAGATAGCCAGTCTACgtcagcaacagcagcagcacagcggTTCGGGTCCCCCTCCACTCCTGTTGGCTCCCAGGGCCTCTGTGCCCAATGTCCAGGTCCAGGGCCAGAGGATCATTCAGCAGGGACTCATTCGGGTGGCTAATGTGGCCAACAGCAATGTCATGGTCAACATCCCTCAG GCCTCTCCAACCAGCCTAAAGGGCTCTTCAGCATCACCCAACTCTAGCATCAATGACTCCCCAGCCAGCCGGCAGGCGGCTGCTAAACTTGCACTGCGTAAGCAGTTGGAGAAGACGCTGCTGGAGATCCCTCCACCCAAACCTCCTGCCCCTGAGTTCAACTTCTTGCCTTCTGCAGCCAATAATGAGTTCATCTACCTGTTGGGGTTGGAAGAGGTGGTGCAAAAACTTCTGGAGATGCACGGCAGGG GTAATCTGGGCCCAGCTGCTGCAATGGCCAGCTCCATTCCCAAAGAGCCATACACCTGTGCCCAGTGTAAGACGGACTTTACCTCCCGCTGGAGAAAGGAGAAGGCTGGGACCATCCTCTGTGACCAATGCATGTCGTCCAATCAGAAGAAGGCCCTGAAGGCTGAGCACACCAACCGGCTGAAAGCAGCCTTTGTGAAGGCACTCCAACAGGAGCAGGAGATCGAGCAGCGTATCCTCCAGCAGGcagcctcttcttcctcctctgcctctAAAACCACCTCGTCCTCCTCTCCCTCACTGTCCAAAAGTGAGGTGCTGGTGTCCCAGCAGTATAAGCAGGTCAGAGCTGCCATGCATCACAGATCTTTGGCTGCTCACCACTCCATTAAGCAG AGTCAGCTGTCGCACAGCCTCCAGTCTGCGGTGAGCTCTCGTGGTGTGGCCCACTCCTTCGCCTCCTCCTCCCAGCTGCAGAATGCGGTGACAGCAGCAGCGCTGGGCAGTAGGGCAGGTAAGCATGCTGCAGCTCGCCCTCTGCATCAGGGGGCAAAGGTCGGCGCCGGCAGCAGCGGTAACCAGGGCAACATGGCCGCCTGGAGGAAGCAGAGCGGTGGCAACACAG GTATGACTATGGCCTATGTGAACCCCAGCTTATCTGCTCATAAGACCAGCTCTGCTGTGGACCGTCAGCGAGAATATCTGCTGGACATGATTCCCTCCCGTTCTATCTCCCAAGCAGCAAACACATGGAAATAA
- the gatad2ab gene encoding GATA zinc finger domain containing 2Ab isoform X2 — translation MIISCRVRAAMSEEAVRQTRSQKRALERDHATLSGSPGDMDSKRVKLEKGDAAEAPLALVGAGAEGVKLKSEQAAKVAASILKSGEVKATIKVEVQTGDEPVDMSTSKSDIKKERQPPSPDDVIVLSDNEPSSPLMNGHCFTKTDTDKLMKSSPEERERIIKQLKEELRLQEAKLVLLKKLRQSQIQKESTVQKASGSVATPPPLVRGSMTSSKGPLQVTGRSSGTVIPPPLVRGGQHVPSKHNSQIVMPPLVRGAQQIASLRQQQQQHSGSGPPPLLLAPRASVPNVQVQGQRIIQQGLIRVANVANSNVMVNIPQASPTSLKGSSASPNSSINDSPASRQAAAKLALRKQLEKTLLEIPPPKPPAPEFNFLPSAANNEFIYLLGLEEVVQKLLEMHGRGNLGPAAAMASSIPKEPYTCAQCKTDFTSRWRKEKAGTILCDQCMSSNQKKALKAEHTNRLKAAFVKALQQEQEIEQRILQQAASSSSSASKTTSSSSPSLSKSEVLVSQQYKQVRAAMHHRSLAAHHSIKQSQLSHSLQSAVSSRGVAHSFASSSQLQNAVTAAALGSRAGKHAAARPLHQGAKVGAGSSGNQGNMAAWRKQSGGNTGMTMAYVNPSLSAHKTSSAVDRQREYLLDMIPSRSISQAANTWK, via the exons GGTGAGAGCAGCCATGTCAGAGGAGGCAGTGCGTCAAACGCGCAGCCAGAAGCGGGCTCTGGAGAGGGATCATGCAACTCTTTCTGGGTCCCCGGGGGACATGGACAGTAAACGGGTTAAGCTGGAGAAGGGTGACGCAGCTGAGGCCCCTCTGGCCCTGGTGGGAGCTGGAGCTGAGGGGGTCAAGCTGAAGAGCGAGCAGGCTGCTAAGGTAGCAGCCAGCATTCTAAAGTCAGGGGAAGTGAAGGCTACCATCAAGGTAGAGGTGCAGACTGGAGACGAACCTGTTGACATGAGCACAtctaaaag TGATATTAAGAAAGAGCGGCAGCCACCTTCACCAGATGATGTGATTGTGTTATCAGACAATGAGCCATCCAGTCCCCTCATGAATGGACACTGCTTCACAAAGACTGACACAGATAAACTTATG AAGAGTTCACCTGAGGAAAGGGAGCGCATCATCAAACAGCTGAAGGAGGAGCTGAGACTCCAAGAGGCCAAACTGGTGCTGCTTAAGAAACTGCGACAGAGCCAGATCCAGAAGGAGAGCACTGTACAGAAG GCGAGCGGCTCTGtggctactcctcctcctctggtgagAGGTAGCATGACATCAAGCAAAGGACCCCTTCAG GTGACAGGTCGTAGCTCAGGCACGGTAATCCCCCCTCCCTTGGTGCGGGGTGGGCAACATGTCCCGTCCAAACACAACTCTCAGATTGTGATGCCACCCCTGGTCAGAGGAGCCCAG CAGATAGCCAGTCTACgtcagcaacagcagcagcacagcggTTCGGGTCCCCCTCCACTCCTGTTGGCTCCCAGGGCCTCTGTGCCCAATGTCCAGGTCCAGGGCCAGAGGATCATTCAGCAGGGACTCATTCGGGTGGCTAATGTGGCCAACAGCAATGTCATGGTCAACATCCCTCAG GCCTCTCCAACCAGCCTAAAGGGCTCTTCAGCATCACCCAACTCTAGCATCAATGACTCCCCAGCCAGCCGGCAGGCGGCTGCTAAACTTGCACTGCGTAAGCAGTTGGAGAAGACGCTGCTGGAGATCCCTCCACCCAAACCTCCTGCCCCTGAGTTCAACTTCTTGCCTTCTGCAGCCAATAATGAGTTCATCTACCTGTTGGGGTTGGAAGAGGTGGTGCAAAAACTTCTGGAGATGCACGGCAGGG GTAATCTGGGCCCAGCTGCTGCAATGGCCAGCTCCATTCCCAAAGAGCCATACACCTGTGCCCAGTGTAAGACGGACTTTACCTCCCGCTGGAGAAAGGAGAAGGCTGGGACCATCCTCTGTGACCAATGCATGTCGTCCAATCAGAAGAAGGCCCTGAAGGCTGAGCACACCAACCGGCTGAAAGCAGCCTTTGTGAAGGCACTCCAACAGGAGCAGGAGATCGAGCAGCGTATCCTCCAGCAGGcagcctcttcttcctcctctgcctctAAAACCACCTCGTCCTCCTCTCCCTCACTGTCCAAAAGTGAGGTGCTGGTGTCCCAGCAGTATAAGCAGGTCAGAGCTGCCATGCATCACAGATCTTTGGCTGCTCACCACTCCATTAAGCAG AGTCAGCTGTCGCACAGCCTCCAGTCTGCGGTGAGCTCTCGTGGTGTGGCCCACTCCTTCGCCTCCTCCTCCCAGCTGCAGAATGCGGTGACAGCAGCAGCGCTGGGCAGTAGGGCAGGTAAGCATGCTGCAGCTCGCCCTCTGCATCAGGGGGCAAAGGTCGGCGCCGGCAGCAGCGGTAACCAGGGCAACATGGCCGCCTGGAGGAAGCAGAGCGGTGGCAACACAG GTATGACTATGGCCTATGTGAACCCCAGCTTATCTGCTCATAAGACCAGCTCTGCTGTGGACCGTCAGCGAGAATATCTGCTGGACATGATTCCCTCCCGTTCTATCTCCCAAGCAGCAAACACATGGAAATAA
- the gatad2ab gene encoding GATA zinc finger domain containing 2Ab isoform X4, with translation MSEEAVRQTRSQKRALERDHATLSGSPGDMDSKRVKLEKGDAAEAPLALVGAGAEGVKLKSEQAAKVAASILKSGEVKATIKVEVQTGDEPVDMSTSKSDIKKERQPPSPDDVIVLSDNEPSSPLMNGHCFTKTDTDKLMKSSPEERERIIKQLKEELRLQEAKLVLLKKLRQSQIQKESTVQKASGSVATPPPLVRGSMTSSKGPLQVTGRSSGTVIPPPLVRGGQHVPSKHNSQIVMPPLVRGAQPIAVTPQQIASLRQQQQQHSGSGPPPLLLAPRASVPNVQVQGQRIIQQGLIRVANVANSNVMVNIPQASPTSLKGSSASPNSSINDSPASRQAAAKLALRKQLEKTLLEIPPPKPPAPEFNFLPSAANNEFIYLLGLEEVVQKLLEMHGRGNLGPAAAMASSIPKEPYTCAQCKTDFTSRWRKEKAGTILCDQCMSSNQKKALKAEHTNRLKAAFVKALQQEQEIEQRILQQAASSSSSASKTTSSSSPSLSKSEVLVSQQYKQVRAAMHHRSLAAHHSIKQSQLSHSLQSAVSSRGVAHSFASSSQLQNAVTAAALGSRAGKHAAARPLHQGAKVGAGSSGNQGNMAAWRKQSGGNTGMTMAYVNPSLSAHKTSSAVDRQREYLLDMIPSRSISQAANTWK, from the exons ATGTCAGAGGAGGCAGTGCGTCAAACGCGCAGCCAGAAGCGGGCTCTGGAGAGGGATCATGCAACTCTTTCTGGGTCCCCGGGGGACATGGACAGTAAACGGGTTAAGCTGGAGAAGGGTGACGCAGCTGAGGCCCCTCTGGCCCTGGTGGGAGCTGGAGCTGAGGGGGTCAAGCTGAAGAGCGAGCAGGCTGCTAAGGTAGCAGCCAGCATTCTAAAGTCAGGGGAAGTGAAGGCTACCATCAAGGTAGAGGTGCAGACTGGAGACGAACCTGTTGACATGAGCACAtctaaaag TGATATTAAGAAAGAGCGGCAGCCACCTTCACCAGATGATGTGATTGTGTTATCAGACAATGAGCCATCCAGTCCCCTCATGAATGGACACTGCTTCACAAAGACTGACACAGATAAACTTATG AAGAGTTCACCTGAGGAAAGGGAGCGCATCATCAAACAGCTGAAGGAGGAGCTGAGACTCCAAGAGGCCAAACTGGTGCTGCTTAAGAAACTGCGACAGAGCCAGATCCAGAAGGAGAGCACTGTACAGAAG GCGAGCGGCTCTGtggctactcctcctcctctggtgagAGGTAGCATGACATCAAGCAAAGGACCCCTTCAG GTGACAGGTCGTAGCTCAGGCACGGTAATCCCCCCTCCCTTGGTGCGGGGTGGGCAACATGTCCCGTCCAAACACAACTCTCAGATTGTGATGCCACCCCTGGTCAGAGGAGCCCAG CCTATTGCGGTGACTCCCCAGCAGATAGCCAGTCTACgtcagcaacagcagcagcacagcggTTCGGGTCCCCCTCCACTCCTGTTGGCTCCCAGGGCCTCTGTGCCCAATGTCCAGGTCCAGGGCCAGAGGATCATTCAGCAGGGACTCATTCGGGTGGCTAATGTGGCCAACAGCAATGTCATGGTCAACATCCCTCAG GCCTCTCCAACCAGCCTAAAGGGCTCTTCAGCATCACCCAACTCTAGCATCAATGACTCCCCAGCCAGCCGGCAGGCGGCTGCTAAACTTGCACTGCGTAAGCAGTTGGAGAAGACGCTGCTGGAGATCCCTCCACCCAAACCTCCTGCCCCTGAGTTCAACTTCTTGCCTTCTGCAGCCAATAATGAGTTCATCTACCTGTTGGGGTTGGAAGAGGTGGTGCAAAAACTTCTGGAGATGCACGGCAGGG GTAATCTGGGCCCAGCTGCTGCAATGGCCAGCTCCATTCCCAAAGAGCCATACACCTGTGCCCAGTGTAAGACGGACTTTACCTCCCGCTGGAGAAAGGAGAAGGCTGGGACCATCCTCTGTGACCAATGCATGTCGTCCAATCAGAAGAAGGCCCTGAAGGCTGAGCACACCAACCGGCTGAAAGCAGCCTTTGTGAAGGCACTCCAACAGGAGCAGGAGATCGAGCAGCGTATCCTCCAGCAGGcagcctcttcttcctcctctgcctctAAAACCACCTCGTCCTCCTCTCCCTCACTGTCCAAAAGTGAGGTGCTGGTGTCCCAGCAGTATAAGCAGGTCAGAGCTGCCATGCATCACAGATCTTTGGCTGCTCACCACTCCATTAAGCAG AGTCAGCTGTCGCACAGCCTCCAGTCTGCGGTGAGCTCTCGTGGTGTGGCCCACTCCTTCGCCTCCTCCTCCCAGCTGCAGAATGCGGTGACAGCAGCAGCGCTGGGCAGTAGGGCAGGTAAGCATGCTGCAGCTCGCCCTCTGCATCAGGGGGCAAAGGTCGGCGCCGGCAGCAGCGGTAACCAGGGCAACATGGCCGCCTGGAGGAAGCAGAGCGGTGGCAACACAG GTATGACTATGGCCTATGTGAACCCCAGCTTATCTGCTCATAAGACCAGCTCTGCTGTGGACCGTCAGCGAGAATATCTGCTGGACATGATTCCCTCCCGTTCTATCTCCCAAGCAGCAAACACATGGAAATAA
- the gatad2ab gene encoding GATA zinc finger domain containing 2Ab isoform X3: MIISCRVRAAMSEEAVRQTRSQKRALERDHATLSGSPGDMDSKRVKLEKGDAAEAPLALVGAGAEGVKLKSEQAAKVAASILKSGEVKATIKVEVQTGDEPVDMSTSKSDIKKERQPPSPDDVIVLSDNEPSSPLMNGHCFTKTDTDKLMKSSPEERERIIKQLKEELRLQEAKLVLLKKLRQSQIQKESTVQKASGSVATPPPLVRGSMTSSKGPLQVTGRSSGTVIPPPLVRGGQHVPSKHNSQIVMPPLVRGAQIASLRQQQQQHSGSGPPPLLLAPRASVPNVQVQGQRIIQQGLIRVANVANSNVMVNIPQASPTSLKGSSASPNSSINDSPASRQAAAKLALRKQLEKTLLEIPPPKPPAPEFNFLPSAANNEFIYLLGLEEVVQKLLEMHGRGNLGPAAAMASSIPKEPYTCAQCKTDFTSRWRKEKAGTILCDQCMSSNQKKALKAEHTNRLKAAFVKALQQEQEIEQRILQQAASSSSSASKTTSSSSPSLSKSEVLVSQQYKQVRAAMHHRSLAAHHSIKQSQLSHSLQSAVSSRGVAHSFASSSQLQNAVTAAALGSRAGKHAAARPLHQGAKVGAGSSGNQGNMAAWRKQSGGNTGMTMAYVNPSLSAHKTSSAVDRQREYLLDMIPSRSISQAANTWK, translated from the exons GGTGAGAGCAGCCATGTCAGAGGAGGCAGTGCGTCAAACGCGCAGCCAGAAGCGGGCTCTGGAGAGGGATCATGCAACTCTTTCTGGGTCCCCGGGGGACATGGACAGTAAACGGGTTAAGCTGGAGAAGGGTGACGCAGCTGAGGCCCCTCTGGCCCTGGTGGGAGCTGGAGCTGAGGGGGTCAAGCTGAAGAGCGAGCAGGCTGCTAAGGTAGCAGCCAGCATTCTAAAGTCAGGGGAAGTGAAGGCTACCATCAAGGTAGAGGTGCAGACTGGAGACGAACCTGTTGACATGAGCACAtctaaaag TGATATTAAGAAAGAGCGGCAGCCACCTTCACCAGATGATGTGATTGTGTTATCAGACAATGAGCCATCCAGTCCCCTCATGAATGGACACTGCTTCACAAAGACTGACACAGATAAACTTATG AAGAGTTCACCTGAGGAAAGGGAGCGCATCATCAAACAGCTGAAGGAGGAGCTGAGACTCCAAGAGGCCAAACTGGTGCTGCTTAAGAAACTGCGACAGAGCCAGATCCAGAAGGAGAGCACTGTACAGAAG GCGAGCGGCTCTGtggctactcctcctcctctggtgagAGGTAGCATGACATCAAGCAAAGGACCCCTTCAG GTGACAGGTCGTAGCTCAGGCACGGTAATCCCCCCTCCCTTGGTGCGGGGTGGGCAACATGTCCCGTCCAAACACAACTCTCAGATTGTGATGCCACCCCTGGTCAGAGGAGCCCAG ATAGCCAGTCTACgtcagcaacagcagcagcacagcggTTCGGGTCCCCCTCCACTCCTGTTGGCTCCCAGGGCCTCTGTGCCCAATGTCCAGGTCCAGGGCCAGAGGATCATTCAGCAGGGACTCATTCGGGTGGCTAATGTGGCCAACAGCAATGTCATGGTCAACATCCCTCAG GCCTCTCCAACCAGCCTAAAGGGCTCTTCAGCATCACCCAACTCTAGCATCAATGACTCCCCAGCCAGCCGGCAGGCGGCTGCTAAACTTGCACTGCGTAAGCAGTTGGAGAAGACGCTGCTGGAGATCCCTCCACCCAAACCTCCTGCCCCTGAGTTCAACTTCTTGCCTTCTGCAGCCAATAATGAGTTCATCTACCTGTTGGGGTTGGAAGAGGTGGTGCAAAAACTTCTGGAGATGCACGGCAGGG GTAATCTGGGCCCAGCTGCTGCAATGGCCAGCTCCATTCCCAAAGAGCCATACACCTGTGCCCAGTGTAAGACGGACTTTACCTCCCGCTGGAGAAAGGAGAAGGCTGGGACCATCCTCTGTGACCAATGCATGTCGTCCAATCAGAAGAAGGCCCTGAAGGCTGAGCACACCAACCGGCTGAAAGCAGCCTTTGTGAAGGCACTCCAACAGGAGCAGGAGATCGAGCAGCGTATCCTCCAGCAGGcagcctcttcttcctcctctgcctctAAAACCACCTCGTCCTCCTCTCCCTCACTGTCCAAAAGTGAGGTGCTGGTGTCCCAGCAGTATAAGCAGGTCAGAGCTGCCATGCATCACAGATCTTTGGCTGCTCACCACTCCATTAAGCAG AGTCAGCTGTCGCACAGCCTCCAGTCTGCGGTGAGCTCTCGTGGTGTGGCCCACTCCTTCGCCTCCTCCTCCCAGCTGCAGAATGCGGTGACAGCAGCAGCGCTGGGCAGTAGGGCAGGTAAGCATGCTGCAGCTCGCCCTCTGCATCAGGGGGCAAAGGTCGGCGCCGGCAGCAGCGGTAACCAGGGCAACATGGCCGCCTGGAGGAAGCAGAGCGGTGGCAACACAG GTATGACTATGGCCTATGTGAACCCCAGCTTATCTGCTCATAAGACCAGCTCTGCTGTGGACCGTCAGCGAGAATATCTGCTGGACATGATTCCCTCCCGTTCTATCTCCCAAGCAGCAAACACATGGAAATAA